One Brassica napus cultivar Da-Ae chromosome A5, Da-Ae, whole genome shotgun sequence DNA window includes the following coding sequences:
- the LOC125608620 gene encoding uncharacterized protein LOC125608620: MTPPRYGQRNSDNRRVYSNLEVTDDSAIAQGNNHCYEHEHESTGRNPTDSHMGYEQEERYEDLRERNQAPDMYGSRRNFATTHNPRQNESEFMHRERTPEPRCRQEQRTAGSSDPLIVLVQGLLDRLDHRTGELSERRPSSPPDYLKMVTLMKKFGTVRYPGGTDPFEASTWLRNLEKNFRAIHCPDNFKKDVEIYYLTKDASDWWDNVEEYYMGREIDWEDFKTEFERKYFPPEAKDRLEIQFLELTQGNRKVREYEAEFTKLRKYSPYGARNEGALIRRFIRGLRADLASRLQVVKFHSLYELAEIAVNVEEGMEKEQAMMKHAEPSRRTEVLGVRRMNNKGQFNRGRGQGRRNDRRFTNGPDVCYTCGGTGHFSSSCPYSQGRKAPDYITCFSCGEKGHYANSCPHKRQVTLPAPPTRLAIEPAPKRQAVGKQVNALELGKPEPQQPHQGPITGTLCVGGVYVHVLFDSGATHSFVIPEVVSSFKGTFTRVKVGVSVRIPGNHNLRADSCVLGIPIYVGSTVYPANLLVVPLGQHEVILGMDWLSRYYARLDCGRGRITLEERGQPSTTYYGICPSAGVSLVSALRVEKDLIEGEVYLVTLTTLGGELNEGTKLEEIAVVKEYQDAFQPLEGLPPPRSDPFTITLEPGAAPIAKAPYRMAPAELAELKKQLQDLIEKGFIRPSSSPWGAPVLFEKKKDGTMRLCIDYRGINNVTVKDKYPLPRIDELLDQLQGASWFSKIDLASGYHQISISESDIMKTAFRTRYGHYEFVVMPFGLTNAPAAFMRLMNDIFRDYLDKFVIIFIDDILIYSKSKEEHAEHLQKVLERLRSHKLFAKFSKCSFWKREIGFLGHRVSEKGVAVDPEKVKVVKDWPRPTSATEVRSFLGLAGYYRKFVRNFSIMAKPLTRLTGKDISFEWDKKEEKAFTQLKEALTTAPILALPTPGRPYTVYTDASRVGLGCVLMQDEKVIAYGSRQLRKHEENYPTHDLEMAAVVFALKIWRSYLYGETIQIFTDHKSLKYLFTQSDLNLRQRRWMEFITDYDLQIQYHPGKANVVADALSRRRSDTAIEKDLEALNA; this comes from the exons ATGACACCACCAAGATATGGACAACGTAATTCTGATAACCGCAGAGTCTATTCAAACCTTGAGGTAACAGATGATTCTGCGATAGCACAAGGAAATAACCATTGCTATGAACACGAACATGAGTCGACCGGGAGAAATCCGACGGATTCACATATGGGCTATGAGCAAGAAGAACGATATGAGGATCTGAGGGAGAGGAATCAAGCACCTGATATGTATGGATCAAGGCGGAATTTTGCAACAACACATAATCCAAGGCAGAATGAATCTGAGTTCATGCACCGGGAAAGAACGCCCGAGCCACGTTGTAGGCAAGAACAGAGGACAGCTGGGAGTTCTGATCCTCTTATAGTATTAGTACAAGGCTTGCTAGATAGACTTGATCATAGAACCGGTGAATTATCAGAGCGAAGACCATCCTCCCCTCCTGATTACCTGAAGATGGTCACGTTAATGAAGAAATTTGGAACCGTTAGATATCCTGGAGGAACAGATCCCTTCGAAGCGTCAACATGGCTGAGGAATTTGGAGAAAAACTTTCGGGCGATCCACTGCCCTGATAATTTCAAGAAGGATGTGGAAATATACTACTTGACCAAAGATGCTTCTGATTGGTGGGATAACGTGGAAGAATACTATATGGGAAGAGAGATCGATTGGGAAGATTTTAAAACGGAATTTGAACGGAAATACTTCCCACCTGAAGCAAAAGACCGGCTGGAGATTCAATTTTTGGAGTTAACTCAAGGCAACCGGAAAGTCAGGGAGTATGAGGCAGAGTTTACAAAGCTAAGGAAATATTCTCCTTATGGAGCAAGGAATGAAGGTGCACTAATTCGAAGGTTTATAAGAGGATTGCGAGCGGATTTGGCTAGCCGACTGCAAGTAGTGAAGTTTCATAGCCTTTATGAATTGGCGGAGATAGCGGTAAATGTTGAAGAAGGTATGGAAAAGGAGCAAGCCATGATGAAACATGCAGAGCCATCTCGCAGAACTGAAGTGCTAGGAGTACGAAGAATGAATAATAAAGGACAATTTAATCGAGGGAGAGGCCAAGGAAGAAGGAATGACAGACGGTTTACGAATGGCCCAGATGTGTGTTACACTTGTGGTGGTACAGGACATTTTTCTAGCAGTTGTCCTTATAGTCAGGGAAGAAAAGCCCCTGATTATATTACTTGCTTCTCGTGTGGTGAGAAAGGGCATTATGCCAACAGTTGTCCCCATAAGAGACAAGTTACGCTTCCAGCACCACCCACTAGACTAGCGATTGAACCAGCCCCGAAGCGCCAGGCAGTTGGAAAGCAAGTGAATGCTTTAGAGTTAGGAAAACCCGAACCACAACAGCCCCATCAGGGACCGATCACAG gaaCATTGTGTGTTGGTGGAGTTTATGTGCATGTTCTCTTCGACTCGGGTGCCACACATAGCTTTGTGATACCCGAGGTAGTGTCGAGTTTTAAGGGAACCTTTACTAGAGTAAAGGTAGGTGTTTCAGTTAGAATCCCTGGGAACCATAACCTTCGTGCCGATAGTTGTGTACTTGGGATTCCAATCTATGTAGGATCAACGGTATATCCGGCAAACCTGCTAGTTGTTCCTTTAGGACAACACGAAGTGATTTTGGGGATGGACTGGCTGTCGAGATACTACGCACGGTTGGATTGTGGTCGAGGAAGAATTACACTTGAAGAAAGAGGACAACCATCAACAACATACTATGGAATATGTCCAAGTGCTGGAGTGTCACTTGTATCTGCCTTAAGAGTTGAGAAAGATTTGATCGAGGGCGAGGTATATCTTGTAACTCTAACTACCCTTGGAGGAGAATTGAATGAAGGGACAAAGTTGGAAGAGATAGCAGTAGTAAAAGAATACCAGGATGCATTCCAGCCATTGGAAGGATTGCCTCCACCACGAAGTGATCCTTTCACCATTACATTAGAGCCGGGAGCAGCCCCAATAGCTAAGGCACCTTATCGAATGGCTCCAGCCGAGCTTGCTGAATTAAAGAAGCAGTTGCAAGATTTGATAGAAAAAGGATTTATCAGACCGAGTTCTTCACCATGGGGAGCACCAGTCTTATTTGAAAAGAAGAAAGACGGTACCATGCGGTTATGCATCGATTATAGAGGGATTAACAATGTTACAGTAAAGGACAAGTATCCCTTGCCAAGGATCGATGAATTGTTGGATCAGCTTCAGGGGGCAAGCTGGTTCTCAAAGATAGATTTGGCATCGGGATATCATCAAATCTCAATATCAGAGTCCGATATCATGAAGACGGCTTTTAGGACccggtatggccactatgaatTTGTGGTAATGCCTTTTGGTCTTACTAATGCGCCGGCTGCTTTCATGCGCTTGATGAATGATATATTTCGTGATTACTTGGAtaaatttgtaatcatctttATTGATGATATACTTATTTATTCCAAGAGTAAAGAGGAACATGCAGAACACCTCCAAAAGGTGTTGGAGCGATTAAGAAGCCATAAGTTGTTCGCCAAGTTTAGTAAATGTAGTTTCTGGAAAAGGGAGATTGGATTCCTTGGTCATCGAGTGTCAGAGAAGGGAGTTGCAGTAGATCCTGAAAAGGTTAAAGTAGTTAAGGACTGGCCACGCCCTACCAGCGCTACCGAGGTTCGAAGCTTTCTAGGATTAGCTGGGTATTATCGAAAGTTTGTGAGGAACTTTTCCATCATGGCCAAACCCTTGACGAGGCTGACTGGAAAAGATATATCATTTGAATGGGATAAGAAAGAGGAAAAGGCTTTTACACAATTAAAGGAAGCTTTGACGACAGCACCTATTCTTGCATTACCTACTCCAGGAAGACCTTACACAGTATACACTGATGCTTCTCGAGTAGGACTGGGTTGTGTACTGATGCAGGATGAAAAGGTCATCGCCTATGGTTCAAGACAGTTAAGGAAGCACGAGGAGAATTACCCCACCCACGATCTAGAGATGGCCGCAGTGGTATTTGCTTTAAAAATATGGAGATCCTATCTTTATGGCGAGACGATTCAAATCTTTACTGATCACAAGAGTCTCAAGTATCTCTTTACTCAGTCAGATTTGAATTTGAGACAaaggaggtggatggagtttaTCACGGATTATGACTTACAAATCCAATATCACCCAGGAAAGGCGAATGTGGTAGCAGATGCACTGAGTCGGAGGAGAAGTGATACAGCTATTGAGAAGGACTTAGAAGCCTTAAACGCATAA